The following proteins are co-located in the Fusobacteria bacterium ZRK30 genome:
- the aroF gene encoding 3-deoxy-7-phosphoheptulonate synthase, with product MIIKLKKGATDDQVNHIVEVFENLGMEIKGISGKEYGILGIIGDTSKLSIRDMEALEGVDKVTRIQEPFKKANRKMQEECTIIDVNGIKIGRGNFTIMSGPCSVESRDQILEVAKSVKKSGAQILRGGAYKPRTSPYAFQGMELEGLELLKEARKETGMPIVTEIMSVDLVEKFAEEVDIIQVGARNMQNFDLLKALGKIDKPILLKRGLSATIEEWLMSAEYIMAGGNEKVILCERGIRTYEKYTRNTLDLSAVLAVKKLSHLPVIVDPSHATGKRWMVKKLAMAAAAVGADGLMVEVHNDPENALCDGAQSLRPEQFEDLVKDVSKILEVVGKKM from the coding sequence ATGATAATTAAACTAAAAAAAGGTGCCACAGATGATCAAGTGAACCACATTGTAGAAGTATTTGAAAACCTTGGAATGGAGATAAAGGGGATATCAGGAAAGGAATATGGAATTCTAGGAATAATAGGAGATACATCAAAACTAAGTATAAGAGATATGGAAGCATTAGAAGGAGTAGACAAGGTGACGAGAATACAAGAACCATTTAAGAAAGCTAATAGAAAGATGCAAGAAGAATGTACAATAATAGATGTAAACGGGATAAAAATAGGCAGGGGAAACTTTACCATTATGTCTGGACCTTGTTCGGTGGAATCAAGGGATCAAATTTTAGAAGTAGCAAAATCAGTAAAAAAATCAGGAGCTCAAATTTTACGTGGAGGCGCATACAAGCCGAGAACTTCTCCATATGCTTTCCAAGGAATGGAATTAGAGGGATTAGAGTTATTAAAAGAAGCAAGAAAAGAAACTGGGATGCCAATAGTAACTGAAATTATGTCGGTAGACTTGGTGGAAAAATTTGCTGAAGAAGTAGATATAATTCAAGTAGGAGCTAGAAATATGCAAAACTTTGACTTGTTAAAAGCACTAGGGAAGATAGATAAACCTATTTTATTAAAAAGAGGGTTATCGGCTACCATCGAAGAATGGTTGATGTCTGCTGAATATATAATGGCAGGAGGAAATGAAAAAGTAATCCTATGTGAAAGAGGGATTAGAACATATGAAAAATACACAAGAAATACATTGGATCTAAGTGCAGTATTAGCGGTAAAAAAATTGAGCCATCTGCCGGTAATTGTAGATCCAAGTCATGCTACAGGAAAAAGATGGATGGTAAAAAAATTGGCTATGGCAGCAGCAGCAGTAGGAGCAGATGGATTGATGGTAGAGGTACACAATGATCCTGAAAATGCTCTATGTGACGGGGCACAATCACTTAGACCAGAGCAATTTGAAGATTTAGTAAAGGATGTAAGTAAAATACTAGAGGTAGTTGGGAAAAAAATGTAA
- the trpA gene encoding tryptophan synthase subunit alpha, translating into MNRIEKKFKELGEKKALITYITAGDPALDKTEELIYAMERGGADIIELGIPYSDPIADGPVIQAAGKRALENGTRLFKVFDIVKNTRRKTEIPLVFLIYFNTILSHGIEKFIKKCQEAGVDGLIIPDLPLEEREEVRELMEVSGVDLIPLVAPNSRERLGDIINQGGSGFVYCISSFGVTGVRDKFDVDLKSFLEEVRTETNLPLAVGFGVSTREHVEKIHRIADGAIVGSAIVKLAHETNGDPKVIEGKVKELKGSGRDRRV; encoded by the coding sequence ATGAACAGGATAGAGAAAAAATTTAAAGAATTAGGAGAAAAAAAAGCATTAATAACATATATAACAGCTGGAGATCCTGCCTTAGATAAAACAGAAGAGTTGATCTATGCTATGGAAAGGGGAGGAGCCGACATAATAGAGTTAGGAATACCATATTCAGACCCTATAGCTGACGGGCCTGTTATCCAGGCAGCCGGTAAAAGAGCTCTAGAGAATGGAACCAGGTTATTTAAAGTATTTGACATTGTTAAAAATACTCGGAGAAAAACAGAGATCCCCTTGGTATTTTTAATCTATTTCAATACTATTTTGAGTCATGGTATAGAAAAGTTTATAAAAAAATGTCAGGAAGCTGGGGTAGACGGACTCATAATACCCGATCTTCCCCTAGAGGAAAGGGAAGAAGTCAGAGAATTAATGGAAGTTAGCGGGGTAGATTTAATACCATTAGTCGCTCCTAACTCCAGGGAGAGACTGGGGGATATAATTAATCAGGGAGGAAGCGGATTTGTCTACTGCATATCATCTTTTGGTGTAACAGGAGTAAGGGATAAATTTGATGTAGATTTAAAAAGTTTTCTGGAAGAAGTGAGGACAGAGACAAATTTACCTTTGGCAGTTGGTTTTGGGGTATCTACTAGAGAACATGTAGAGAAGATACACAGGATAGCAGATGGAGCCATAGTCGGATCAGCTATTGTAAAATTAGCTCATGAAACTAATGGGGATCCAAAAGTAATAGAGGGGAAAGTCAAGGAATTAAAAGGCAGTGGAAGGGATAGAAGGGTATAG
- a CDS encoding aminodeoxychorismate/anthranilate synthase component II, translating into MIILIDNYDSFTYNLYQYLGRFEKDIRVFRNDEISVEEIEGLNPDKIVISPGPKTPKEAGICIELIKKLYKKYSILGICLGHQAIGEAFGGTISYAKETFHGKASKIIHSEDGIFGDITQNTQVARYHSLAIIEETLNKELEITARTDDGEIMAVRHKKYEVIGLQFHPESIYTPEGMKMIENFVVGGSV; encoded by the coding sequence ATGATAATTTTAATAGATAATTACGATTCATTTACATATAACCTATACCAGTATTTAGGAAGGTTTGAAAAGGATATAAGAGTTTTTAGAAATGATGAGATAAGCGTGGAGGAGATAGAGGGGCTAAACCCAGATAAGATAGTTATATCCCCGGGGCCTAAAACTCCTAAGGAAGCAGGGATATGTATAGAACTTATAAAAAAGTTGTATAAAAAATATTCTATCCTGGGGATATGCCTGGGACACCAGGCTATAGGAGAAGCATTTGGAGGAACGATATCCTATGCCAAGGAGACATTTCATGGAAAAGCTTCTAAGATTATTCATTCTGAAGATGGAATATTTGGTGATATAACCCAAAACACACAGGTAGCGCGGTATCACTCCCTGGCTATTATAGAAGAAACATTAAATAAGGAGTTGGAGATAACAGCTAGAACTGATGATGGGGAGATAATGGCTGTAAGGCATAAAAAATATGAAGTTATAGGATTACAATTTCACCCTGAATCTATTTATACCCCTGAAGGGATGAAGATGATAGAAAATTTTGTTGTAGGAGGAAGTGTATGA
- the trpD gene encoding anthranilate phosphoribosyltransferase: MIKVMDKLIDGENLTESQMTYAMTEIMEGRVSEVHIASFLTALRVKGETPEEISGGAKVMREKAMPIELGDRYTVDTCGTGGDGADTYNISTASAFVVAAGGAAVVKHGNRSVSSQCGSADVLETLGININISLKRIKECIEKIDIGFLYAPAFHSSMKYAAAVRKELGFRTIFNMLGPLTNPAKANGQVLGVFHENLTELMAESMKKIGTEHVLVVHGMDGMDEITITDKTKISELKDGKINTYYIEPEDFGIEKSLKEELEGGTPKKNAEIVRGIFKGSIGGAKKDILILNSGAALYVGKKASSIQEGVEMAREIIESGKALTKLDELIEMTNR, from the coding sequence ATGATCAAAGTTATGGATAAATTAATCGATGGTGAAAACCTTACAGAATCACAGATGACCTATGCAATGACAGAAATAATGGAAGGCAGAGTCAGTGAAGTTCATATAGCCAGTTTTTTAACAGCTCTAAGGGTAAAGGGAGAAACACCGGAAGAGATAAGTGGCGGAGCTAAGGTTATGAGGGAGAAAGCGATGCCGATAGAGTTAGGAGATAGATATACTGTGGATACCTGTGGGACAGGGGGAGATGGTGCAGATACATATAATATCTCTACAGCATCTGCATTTGTAGTAGCTGCTGGAGGAGCGGCAGTAGTAAAACACGGTAACAGATCGGTATCCAGTCAATGTGGAAGTGCAGATGTATTGGAAACTTTGGGTATAAATATAAACATAAGTTTAAAAAGGATAAAAGAGTGTATAGAAAAGATAGATATTGGATTCTTATATGCTCCTGCCTTTCATAGCTCTATGAAATATGCAGCAGCAGTTAGAAAAGAGCTGGGGTTTAGGACAATATTCAATATGCTGGGACCCCTTACAAATCCTGCTAAAGCTAATGGACAGGTATTGGGAGTATTCCATGAAAATTTAACCGAACTTATGGCAGAGTCTATGAAAAAAATAGGAACTGAACATGTATTGGTTGTTCATGGGATGGATGGAATGGACGAAATAACAATAACCGATAAAACTAAAATAAGTGAATTAAAGGATGGAAAAATTAACACCTACTATATAGAACCAGAGGATTTTGGGATAGAAAAAAGTCTTAAAGAGGAGTTAGAAGGGGGAACTCCTAAAAAGAATGCAGAGATAGTAAGGGGGATATTTAAAGGCAGTATTGGAGGAGCCAAAAAAGACATATTGATTTTAAATAGTGGAGCAGCTCTCTATGTAGGAAAAAAAGCATCATCTATTCAAGAGGGAGTAGAGATGGCGAGAGAGATAATAGAAAGCGGAAAGGCTCTTACTAAATTAGATGAATTAATAGAAATGACGAATAGATAA
- the trpC gene encoding indole-3-glycerol phosphate synthase TrpC, giving the protein MILDKIVEKKKMRLKELNLDIKLLKEKAETEKSRPSFIDALKKEGLSIIGEVKRASPSKGLIKEKFYPLELAAEYEKCVEAISVLTEESFFLGNPEYLEKIAAKVGIPALRKDFIIDEVQIYEAKILGASAILLITAILDEKTLKKFIQVVKTLGMDALVEVHTKEEVERAIIAGAEIIGINNRDLKTFNVDLNTTVELAKLIPKDKVIVSESGIKDELDIKKLTTAGIDGVLVGEVFMRCDDIGKLAGEFKGVARGKR; this is encoded by the coding sequence ATGATCTTAGACAAGATAGTAGAAAAAAAGAAGATGAGGTTGAAAGAATTAAATTTGGATATAAAACTACTAAAGGAAAAAGCCGAGACGGAAAAATCTAGACCTAGTTTTATAGATGCACTAAAAAAAGAAGGATTATCTATAATTGGGGAAGTGAAAAGAGCATCTCCATCTAAGGGATTGATAAAAGAAAAGTTTTATCCATTGGAGCTAGCTGCGGAATATGAAAAATGTGTAGAAGCAATATCTGTACTGACAGAGGAAAGTTTTTTCTTGGGAAACCCAGAATATTTAGAGAAAATAGCAGCTAAGGTAGGAATTCCAGCCTTGAGGAAAGATTTTATAATAGACGAAGTTCAGATATATGAGGCAAAAATATTAGGAGCTTCAGCAATACTTTTAATAACAGCAATTTTAGATGAAAAGACATTGAAAAAATTTATACAGGTAGTTAAAACATTAGGAATGGATGCCCTGGTAGAGGTACATACAAAGGAGGAGGTTGAAAGAGCTATCATTGCAGGGGCAGAGATAATAGGGATAAATAATAGGGATTTAAAAACATTTAATGTGGATCTGAATACAACGGTAGAGCTGGCAAAATTAATCCCAAAAGATAAGGTGATAGTATCTGAAAGTGGAATAAAAGATGAGCTAGATATAAAAAAGTTGACTACAGCCGGGATAGACGGAGTTTTGGTAGGAGAAGTGTTTATGAGGTGTGATGATATAGGAAAATTAGCAGGAGAATTTAAAGGCGTAGCAAGGGGAAAAAGATGA
- a CDS encoding prephenate dehydrogenase, translating into MQQKKTLSIVGLGLIGGCYAKTLRDEFDTIYGIDLDEKALSYAESEGIIDRGFMDSKIPLSESDMVVICLYPDLVEEFIEKNIDNFKPNAVITDAVGVKGDMIDRIIGNLPSNIDFIGAHPMAGREVKGVWNSSEKIFNGANFIITPHPLNNNKNLDLIEKLAYKMGFKRVSRITPRKHDEIISFTSQLTHAIAVALVNSDEKNFDTNVFIGDSYRDLTRIAMINGELWDKLFMGNKDNLIKKIEKFEESLDIIKNSLKEGDSESLKEEFRKSTVRRKEIS; encoded by the coding sequence ATGCAGCAGAAAAAAACATTAAGTATAGTGGGGCTAGGGCTTATAGGCGGGTGTTATGCTAAAACATTGAGAGATGAATTTGACACCATCTATGGGATAGACCTGGATGAGAAAGCTCTCTCCTATGCAGAGTCTGAAGGGATAATAGATAGGGGATTTATGGATTCTAAAATCCCTCTATCTGAAAGTGACATGGTAGTAATTTGTCTCTATCCCGATCTAGTAGAAGAGTTTATAGAAAAAAATATTGATAACTTTAAACCTAATGCAGTTATTACAGATGCAGTAGGAGTGAAGGGGGATATGATAGATAGAATAATAGGAAATCTTCCATCAAATATAGATTTTATAGGAGCTCATCCTATGGCAGGAAGGGAAGTAAAAGGGGTATGGAACTCCAGTGAAAAAATATTTAATGGAGCTAACTTTATAATAACTCCCCATCCTCTGAATAATAATAAAAATTTAGATCTCATAGAAAAATTGGCATATAAGATGGGGTTTAAGAGGGTTTCTCGGATAACTCCTAGAAAACATGATGAAATAATATCTTTTACCAGTCAATTAACCCATGCCATAGCAGTTGCTTTGGTTAATTCAGATGAAAAAAACTTTGATACTAATGTATTTATAGGCGATTCATATCGGGATCTTACCCGTATAGCCATGATAAATGGAGAACTATGGGATAAATTGTTTATGGGAAACAAGGATAATCTCATAAAAAAAATTGAGAAATTTGAGGAGAGTTTAGATATAATAAAGAATTCTTTAAAGGAAGGAGACAGTGAATCTCTCAAAGAAGAGTTCAGGAAATCTACCGTTAGGAGAAAGGAGATATCTTAA
- the trpE gene encoding anthranilate synthase component I: MEKKRQMKVYTKVVAGDTETPVTIFKKYVGDRVGLLLESRDNEKGRYSFIAKNPFRRLKSFGSEYELDGERIKKDGKKFMEIVEGYIKEYSLEGKEGIYIGGAYGTIGYDMIREYEKILDKNPDNIGTPDSDLMFFKEGIVFDHFHQHLIFTVIETLDREGKLKADIKFIEMEKILGNSIDVKLEPKKERTTEGELKGNITKEEFMKNVEKAQKYIYEGDIFQVVLSQRWEMETKEKPFDLYRKLRITNPSPYLFYINFGDYQVAGSSPEMLVEVKEGKIYTCPIAGTRRRGENLEEDRILAEDLINDEKEVAEHVMLVDLARNDVGKVSKIDSVEVTQFMKVQNYSHVMHLVSLVEGEKKEEETNFSVLSSILPAGTLSGAPKVRAMEIIEELEKDRRGIYGGAVGYFSYGGNMDTCIAIRTMVIKNEKVYLQAGAGITGDSIPENEYEECRNKIRALVAALNR; the protein is encoded by the coding sequence ATGGAGAAGAAAAGGCAGATGAAAGTTTATACAAAGGTAGTAGCAGGAGACACTGAAACACCGGTAACTATCTTTAAAAAGTACGTAGGAGACAGGGTGGGGCTGCTCCTAGAAAGCAGGGACAATGAAAAAGGCAGGTATTCATTTATAGCTAAAAATCCATTTAGAAGATTGAAAAGTTTTGGAAGTGAATATGAGTTAGATGGTGAAAGGATAAAAAAAGATGGAAAGAAGTTTATGGAAATTGTAGAGGGATATATAAAAGAATATTCTTTAGAGGGTAAGGAAGGGATATATATCGGAGGAGCCTACGGGACCATAGGATACGATATGATCAGAGAATACGAAAAAATATTGGATAAAAATCCGGATAATATTGGAACCCCAGATTCAGATCTGATGTTTTTTAAAGAGGGGATTGTATTTGATCACTTTCATCAGCATCTGATATTTACAGTAATAGAGACTTTGGATAGAGAGGGGAAGTTAAAAGCAGATATTAAATTTATAGAGATGGAAAAAATATTAGGAAATAGTATAGATGTGAAATTAGAACCTAAAAAAGAGAGGACAACTGAGGGGGAGTTAAAAGGTAATATCACAAAGGAAGAGTTTATGAAAAATGTAGAGAAAGCACAAAAATATATCTATGAAGGGGATATATTTCAGGTGGTTTTGTCCCAGAGGTGGGAGATGGAAACAAAGGAAAAACCATTTGACCTATACAGAAAATTGAGGATTACAAACCCGTCGCCATATTTATTTTATATAAACTTTGGAGATTATCAGGTAGCCGGAAGTTCCCCTGAGATGTTGGTAGAAGTAAAGGAAGGTAAGATCTATACCTGCCCAATAGCAGGGACAAGGAGAAGAGGGGAAAATCTGGAAGAGGATAGAATTTTGGCAGAAGATCTAATAAATGACGAAAAGGAAGTGGCAGAACATGTGATGTTGGTGGATCTGGCCCGGAATGATGTGGGGAAAGTTTCAAAGATAGACAGTGTAGAAGTAACTCAATTTATGAAGGTACAAAATTATTCTCATGTGATGCACCTGGTTTCATTAGTTGAGGGGGAGAAAAAAGAGGAAGAAACAAACTTTTCTGTACTCTCTTCTATCCTGCCGGCAGGAACATTATCAGGTGCTCCAAAGGTAAGAGCTATGGAGATAATAGAGGAATTAGAAAAAGACAGAAGGGGAATATATGGAGGAGCAGTGGGATATTTTTCCTATGGAGGAAATATGGATACCTGTATAGCCATCAGGACTATGGTTATCAAAAATGAAAAGGTATATTTGCAGGCAGGGGCAGGTATTACAGGAGATTCTATTCCGGAGAATGAATATGAGGAGTGCAGAAATAAGATAAGAGCTTTGGTAGCAGCACTTAATAGATAA
- the trpB gene encoding tryptophan synthase subunit beta: protein MDRKFGKFGGQYVAETLMNPLKKLESAYKEAKNDLEFMKEYRYYLKKYVGRETPLFYAEKMSEKLGGAKIYLKREDLNHTGAHKINNVLGQILLAKRMGKKKVIAETGAGQHGVATATGAALFGMECEVFMGVEDMERQKINVFKMELLGAKVTGVSSGTGTLKDATNEAIRKWVQRVEDTFYVIGSVVGPHPYPTMVRDFQKVIGEETKSQIIKAEGRLPDAIIACVGGGSNAMGMFYDFIKDEKVALYGVEAAGYGIGTGQHAAAFCGSVGVIHGMKTYMLCDEDGNITPAHSISAGLDYPGVGPEHAHLHDIKRVKYESVTDDEALEGFKLLTRQEGIMPALESSHAIAYAGKLAPKMKKDQILVINISGRGDKDIHTVAEYLGGE from the coding sequence ATGGATAGAAAATTTGGAAAATTTGGTGGTCAATATGTAGCTGAAACATTGATGAATCCATTGAAAAAATTAGAGTCAGCCTATAAAGAGGCAAAGAATGATTTGGAATTTATGAAAGAATACAGGTACTATCTGAAGAAATATGTAGGGCGTGAAACACCATTATTTTATGCTGAAAAGATGAGTGAAAAACTAGGGGGAGCAAAGATATACTTGAAAAGAGAGGACCTGAATCACACTGGGGCTCATAAGATAAATAATGTATTGGGGCAGATCTTACTGGCTAAAAGGATGGGGAAAAAGAAAGTGATTGCTGAAACGGGAGCAGGGCAGCATGGGGTAGCAACAGCTACAGGAGCAGCACTGTTTGGGATGGAATGTGAAGTTTTCATGGGTGTTGAAGATATGGAAAGACAGAAGATAAATGTTTTTAAGATGGAGCTGCTGGGAGCAAAGGTGACAGGTGTATCATCTGGAACAGGAACCCTCAAAGATGCAACCAATGAAGCTATAAGAAAATGGGTTCAGAGGGTAGAGGATACATTTTATGTGATTGGATCAGTAGTTGGACCCCATCCATATCCAACTATGGTAAGAGATTTTCAAAAGGTAATAGGAGAGGAAACTAAATCACAGATAATAAAAGCTGAAGGTAGGTTACCAGATGCAATAATTGCCTGTGTAGGGGGAGGTTCCAATGCAATGGGGATGTTTTACGATTTTATAAAGGATGAAAAGGTGGCACTCTATGGAGTGGAAGCAGCGGGGTATGGGATAGGAACAGGGCAGCATGCAGCAGCATTTTGCGGGAGTGTAGGAGTGATACATGGGATGAAAACTTATATGCTCTGTGATGAGGATGGAAATATAACACCGGCACATTCTATATCAGCTGGACTGGATTATCCGGGAGTAGGACCGGAACATGCCCATCTCCACGATATAAAAAGGGTGAAATATGAATCGGTGACAGATGATGAAGCTTTGGAAGGGTTTAAACTGTTAACCAGACAGGAGGGGATAATGCCGGCTCTTGAAAGTTCCCATGCCATAGCTTATGCAGGGAAATTAGCTCCTAAGATGAAAAAAGATCAAATATTAGTAATAAATATATCGGGCCGGGGGGATAAAGATATCCATACAGTGGCTGAATACTTAGGAGGGGAATAA
- a CDS encoding phosphoribosylanthranilate isomerase has translation MTKIKICGLRRVEDIEMVNKNLPDYVGFVFAESRRKVTEEKVKELIDRLDKRIKTVGVFVDEKSENVEKIARYCGLDILQFHGEETAEYCDQFKSRYEIWKAFSVRDRGIKNRISEYKNYTDVCLLDAYDKGVRGGNGKVFNWNLIEGINEKYKIALAGGITSKNILEAVKKVDPYIIDLSSGVETDGFKDEEKIKEIIKKIRRGGEDG, from the coding sequence ATGACAAAAATAAAAATATGTGGGTTACGAAGGGTGGAAGATATAGAGATGGTGAATAAAAATCTACCTGATTATGTGGGATTTGTTTTTGCTGAGAGTAGAAGAAAAGTAACTGAAGAGAAGGTTAAAGAATTAATAGATCGATTGGATAAAAGGATAAAAACTGTAGGAGTATTTGTAGATGAAAAAAGTGAAAATGTAGAAAAAATAGCGAGATATTGTGGCTTGGATATACTTCAATTTCACGGAGAGGAAACGGCAGAGTATTGTGATCAATTCAAATCTCGGTATGAAATTTGGAAAGCATTTTCAGTAAGGGATAGGGGGATAAAAAATAGGATTTCAGAGTATAAAAACTATACAGATGTTTGTCTTTTAGATGCCTATGATAAAGGAGTCAGAGGCGGAAATGGGAAGGTTTTTAATTGGAATTTGATTGAAGGAATCAATGAAAAATATAAAATTGCTCTGGCCGGTGGGATAACTTCTAAAAATATATTAGAAGCTGTAAAAAAGGTAGATCCTTATATTATAGATTTAAGTTCAGGTGTAGAAACAGATGGATTTAAGGATGAGGAAAAAATAAAAGAAATTATAAAAAAAATAAGAAGAGGTGGAGAAGATGGATAG